In Pseudoalteromonas sp. NC201, a single window of DNA contains:
- the dapF gene encoding diaminopimelate epimerase, with product MFINFSKMHGLGNDFVVIDNVTQNVFLSRDQIKKLADRHFGIGFDQLLMVEAPYSPDLDFHYRIFNADGNEVEQCGNGARCFARFVRMKGLTNKHKVCVSTKGGNITLYTEKDGQVTVNMGKPNFNPQAIPFRANKQENTYILRADEHTVFCSAVSMGNPHGVIIVDSVETAEVATLGPLLEHHERFPQKANIGFMEVVSREYVKLRVWERGAGETLACGTGACAAVVAGIMQGKLEETVRVDLPGGSLQVRWGGQGQVVKMTGPAEHVFDGQIAI from the coding sequence ATGTTTATAAACTTTTCAAAAATGCATGGTTTAGGCAACGACTTTGTGGTGATAGATAATGTCACCCAAAATGTGTTTTTGTCTCGAGACCAAATTAAGAAGTTAGCAGATCGCCACTTTGGAATTGGCTTTGATCAGCTGTTGATGGTTGAAGCGCCTTATTCCCCGGACTTAGATTTTCATTATCGTATTTTCAATGCCGATGGTAACGAAGTTGAGCAGTGTGGTAACGGTGCTCGCTGTTTTGCTCGTTTTGTCCGCATGAAGGGCTTAACGAACAAACACAAGGTTTGTGTCTCTACAAAGGGCGGCAATATCACCCTTTATACCGAAAAAGACGGCCAAGTTACCGTGAATATGGGCAAACCAAATTTTAACCCACAAGCCATTCCGTTTCGTGCAAACAAACAAGAAAACACCTATATTTTAAGAGCCGACGAACATACGGTGTTTTGTAGCGCGGTTTCTATGGGCAATCCTCATGGCGTGATTATTGTCGATAGTGTAGAAACCGCTGAGGTAGCTACACTTGGACCACTCCTTGAACACCATGAACGTTTCCCACAAAAGGCCAATATTGGCTTTATGGAAGTAGTTTCTCGTGAATACGTTAAGCTACGTGTTTGGGAGCGCGGCGCTGGCGAAACGCTTGCCTGTGGCACAGGAGCATGTGCTGCCGTAGTTGCAGGCATAATGCAAGGCAAGTTAGAAGAAACCGTTAGGGTCGACCTACCAGGTGGCAGTCTTCAAGTGCGTTGGGGCGGTCAAGGTCAAGTAGTGAAAATGACCGGACCGGCGGAGCATGTTTTTGATGGGCAAATCGCAATATGA
- the hemC gene encoding hydroxymethylbilane synthase, translated as MTEQVSILRIATRKSALALWQAEFVKAELEKHHANLKVELVPMSTKGDKILDTPLAKIGGKGLFVKELEQAMLEGRADIAVHSMKDVPVDFPEGLELHTICEREDPRDAFVSNTYTSLAELPEGAVVGTSSLRRQCQIRAARPDLVIKDLRGNVNTRLAKLDAGEFDAIILAAAGLIRLEMVDRIASYIEPEDSLPANGQGAVGIECRSDDAQTKAFLAPLEHTDTRIRVLAERAMNRRLEGGCQVPIGAYAEVSGDQVHLRGLVGAVDGSEILRGECSGMVAEAEQLGIQLAESLLAQGADKILAEVYRDA; from the coding sequence ATGACAGAACAAGTTTCCATATTACGTATTGCAACGCGCAAAAGTGCTTTGGCGCTATGGCAAGCCGAATTTGTTAAGGCAGAGCTTGAAAAACACCATGCGAATCTAAAAGTAGAGCTCGTGCCGATGTCGACGAAAGGCGACAAGATCTTAGATACGCCACTGGCAAAAATTGGCGGTAAAGGGTTGTTCGTCAAAGAGCTTGAGCAGGCCATGTTAGAAGGGCGCGCAGATATTGCAGTGCATTCAATGAAAGATGTACCTGTTGATTTCCCAGAAGGGCTCGAGCTGCATACTATTTGCGAACGCGAAGACCCAAGAGACGCGTTTGTGTCTAATACTTATACCTCACTGGCAGAGTTGCCTGAAGGTGCTGTGGTTGGCACATCAAGCTTGCGTCGCCAATGTCAAATTCGAGCGGCTCGTCCGGACTTAGTCATTAAGGATTTACGTGGTAATGTGAATACTCGCCTAGCCAAGCTAGATGCGGGTGAGTTTGATGCCATTATTTTGGCCGCGGCGGGACTTATCCGGTTAGAAATGGTGGATAGAATCGCAAGTTATATTGAACCTGAAGATTCATTACCGGCCAATGGCCAAGGCGCTGTCGGCATTGAATGTCGTAGCGATGATGCTCAAACTAAAGCATTCCTTGCACCACTGGAGCACACTGATACACGTATTCGTGTACTTGCCGAGCGGGCAATGAACCGCCGTTTGGAAGGAGGATGTCAGGTTCCAATCGGTGCTTACGCCGAAGTCTCGGGCGATCAGGTGCACTTGCGCGGTTTAGTAGGTGCTGTCGATGGCAGCGAAATTTTGCGCGGCGAATGCTCAGGTATGGTTGCAGAGGCTGAGCAACTTGGAATTCAATTGGCAGAATCCTTACTTGCGCAAGGTGCAGATAAAATTCTTGCTGAGGTTTATAGGGACGCTTAA
- the lptM gene encoding LPS translocon maturation chaperone LptM, translating into MKATPYKFSVTALVFTTLIGLSGCGQSGPLYLPEQQAKKSNQPKAAQANQPEAEQQER; encoded by the coding sequence ATGAAAGCGACACCTTATAAATTTAGCGTAACGGCACTTGTTTTTACTACTTTAATCGGATTATCGGGTTGCGGTCAAAGCGGTCCGCTTTATTTGCCTGAACAACAGGCTAAAAAATCAAACCAACCGAAAGCAGCACAAGCAAACCAGCCTGAAGCAGAGCAACAGGAGCGTTAA
- a CDS encoding heme biosynthesis HemY N-terminal domain-containing protein codes for MMAKIITFALIFIALAASHLLIDEKGYVLISFNQTTIEGSIVSFTTLLLLAITAFVLLGKVVRWSWHRLVNTKGHFSRKRKLKAQQTWNESLWLFINGEVEQAATLLTKTPQPDERQDYVRAIAAKAALKQGDIVKANTELEAISDVNQGQLAALWLEANNSEQALALLDDKMSAAKPTSAVLSGYIFACLQAKQPELAAAQIAKWHKKLNWSDTQWQSVFERMFVIAPEQADTLFNMLPKAVKAHAIPALNKVKLQQGRIAEVLGELKKLLKQGQYHQLADYLQHSTQSNNELKLALQQQLKKHPDDKELLFSLACLCNAEGDYELAAKIFDSLSANPWEARWSKQAQLAYEKMHTYEKAYLIAKS; via the coding sequence ATGATGGCAAAAATCATCACCTTCGCGCTTATTTTTATCGCGCTAGCCGCCAGTCATTTGCTCATTGATGAGAAAGGCTATGTGTTGATCTCTTTCAATCAAACCACGATTGAAGGCAGCATAGTGTCTTTCACTACCTTGCTGTTGCTTGCCATCACCGCTTTCGTGTTGTTGGGTAAGGTAGTGCGTTGGTCGTGGCATCGCCTAGTCAATACGAAAGGTCATTTTTCCAGAAAGCGTAAACTAAAAGCGCAACAAACATGGAACGAAAGTTTGTGGCTATTTATTAACGGCGAAGTGGAACAAGCCGCAACCTTGTTGACGAAAACGCCGCAGCCGGATGAACGCCAAGACTATGTGCGTGCCATCGCAGCCAAAGCGGCGTTAAAGCAAGGAGATATTGTCAAAGCGAATACGGAGCTAGAAGCAATATCGGATGTCAACCAAGGACAGCTTGCGGCACTATGGTTAGAGGCAAATAATAGTGAACAGGCGTTGGCTTTACTTGATGATAAAATGTCTGCGGCTAAACCAACTTCAGCGGTGCTTAGCGGTTACATTTTTGCTTGCCTACAGGCTAAGCAACCCGAGCTGGCTGCTGCACAAATCGCGAAGTGGCATAAAAAGCTTAACTGGAGTGATACACAGTGGCAGAGTGTGTTCGAGCGCATGTTTGTGATAGCCCCAGAGCAAGCAGACACTTTGTTTAATATGCTACCTAAGGCAGTAAAAGCGCATGCAATACCAGCCCTTAATAAGGTAAAGCTGCAACAGGGGCGCATAGCGGAAGTGCTGGGTGAGCTCAAGAAGCTGCTCAAACAAGGTCAATATCACCAGCTGGCCGACTATCTGCAACACAGCACGCAAAGTAATAATGAACTCAAGTTAGCACTGCAGCAGCAATTGAAAAAACATCCAGATGACAAGGAGTTGCTGTTCTCATTGGCTTGCCTTTGCAATGCTGAGGGGGATTACGAACTTGCTGCGAAGATCTTTGATTCTTTAAGCGCAAACCCTTGGGAAGCGCGCTGGAGTAAGCAAGCTCAGCTCGCCTACGAAAAAATGCATACCTACGAGAAAGCGTATTTAATCGCAAAATCGTAA
- the lysA gene encoding diaminopimelate decarboxylase — translation MDYFNYQDGELFAEDVAITTIAEQYGTPCYIYSKKTLARHYHAFTDAAAGHPHLVCYAVKANSNIAVLNVLAQLGSGFDIVSKGELARVLKAGGDPQKVVFSGVAKTEDEIAFALETGIKCFNVESIAELHRISEVATRLDKIAPISLRVNPDIDAKTHPYISTGLKENKFGIDIKAAFDVYQLAYALPGLKVVGIDFHIGSQLVEVNPFLAALDKVLALISQLEKAGIYLHHLDIGGGLGVPYDGEKPPHPSAYAAEIKARLAQFNDLELIFEPGRAIAANAGVLVTKVEFIKPTEHKHFAIVDAGMNDMLRPSLYQAWQNIVPVTPRDDVDAINYDVVGPVCETGDFLGKDRVLKIKAGDLLVQRSAGAYGFTMSSNYNSRPRCAEVMVDNNQHHLIRQREPLESLWQFEQLLPQ, via the coding sequence ATGGATTATTTCAATTATCAAGATGGCGAACTATTCGCTGAAGATGTCGCCATAACCACAATCGCCGAGCAATATGGCACTCCTTGCTATATCTACTCGAAGAAGACTTTAGCGCGGCATTATCACGCTTTTACGGATGCCGCAGCCGGTCATCCCCACTTAGTGTGCTACGCAGTAAAGGCGAATTCAAATATCGCCGTGCTGAACGTCTTGGCTCAGCTTGGTTCTGGTTTTGATATCGTGTCGAAAGGTGAACTTGCGCGAGTGCTAAAAGCAGGGGGAGATCCTCAAAAAGTCGTTTTTTCTGGTGTTGCGAAAACGGAAGATGAAATTGCGTTTGCGCTTGAGACTGGGATTAAATGCTTTAATGTTGAGTCGATTGCAGAGCTTCATCGGATCAGTGAAGTGGCAACCAGACTGGATAAAATTGCGCCAATTTCATTGCGTGTAAACCCAGATATCGATGCAAAAACTCACCCCTATATTTCAACCGGGTTAAAAGAGAACAAATTTGGTATTGATATCAAAGCCGCATTTGATGTTTACCAGCTCGCTTATGCCCTACCGGGTTTAAAAGTGGTTGGGATCGACTTTCATATCGGCTCTCAGTTGGTTGAGGTTAATCCATTTTTAGCGGCGTTAGATAAAGTGCTGGCTCTAATCTCTCAACTTGAAAAAGCGGGAATTTACTTGCATCACCTCGATATCGGTGGCGGTCTTGGCGTGCCTTATGACGGTGAAAAACCGCCGCATCCGAGTGCTTACGCTGCAGAGATTAAAGCGCGATTGGCGCAGTTCAATGATCTAGAACTCATTTTTGAGCCTGGTCGAGCGATTGCTGCCAATGCCGGTGTGCTGGTGACTAAAGTCGAATTTATTAAGCCAACCGAGCATAAGCATTTTGCCATTGTTGATGCTGGCATGAACGACATGTTACGACCATCGCTTTATCAGGCTTGGCAAAATATCGTACCAGTCACACCGCGAGACGACGTTGACGCGATAAATTACGACGTGGTTGGTCCAGTATGTGAAACGGGTGACTTTCTAGGTAAAGACCGAGTACTTAAAATTAAGGCTGGTGACTTATTAGTACAGCGCAGTGCAGGCGCGTATGGCTTTACCATGAGTTCAAATTATAACTCACGCCCCCGCTGTGCAGAGGTCATGGTTGATAACAATCAACACCATCTAATCCGCCAAAGAGAGCCGTTAGAATCTCTGTGGCAATTTGAGCAACTACTGCCACAATAA
- a CDS encoding DUF484 family protein, which yields MTIKEANSTEQLVIEYLRKHPDFLLRHPYVLLDLQLHHQQQGLPNLALHQQRMLRDEVNSLQQQIKDMVHYAKANELVFKQLSECQLAIMRCTELSAINHTLAQRFEDHPDIQACKLINIDDTLLELVSAKLSSNNCYLGRLSQSQAELLFADIEVGSVALYRVDASDKGRFILAFASRSPEHFSPQHDNMLITAFIQTLSLKLEALA from the coding sequence ATGACCATAAAAGAAGCAAATTCGACTGAACAATTAGTCATTGAGTACCTGCGCAAGCATCCTGATTTTTTGCTCAGGCACCCTTATGTGCTATTGGATTTGCAGCTACACCACCAGCAGCAAGGGCTTCCAAACCTTGCTTTGCACCAACAGCGGATGCTCCGCGATGAAGTCAACTCACTACAGCAGCAGATCAAAGACATGGTCCATTATGCAAAAGCCAACGAGCTGGTTTTCAAGCAATTGAGTGAATGCCAATTGGCTATCATGCGTTGTACTGAGTTGAGTGCAATCAATCATACGTTAGCACAGCGCTTTGAGGACCACCCGGACATCCAAGCATGTAAACTCATCAACATCGATGATACGCTTTTGGAACTCGTGTCAGCTAAACTGAGCAGTAACAACTGCTACTTAGGACGACTCAGTCAGTCACAAGCTGAACTCTTGTTTGCCGATATTGAAGTAGGATCGGTAGCACTTTACCGCGTTGATGCGTCAGACAAAGGTCGCTTTATTCTGGCTTTTGCCAGCCGCTCACCAGAACACTTTTCGCCACAGCATGACAATATGTTGATCACGGCTTTTATTCAAACATTATCGCTTAAGCTCGAAGCGCTGGCATGA
- a CDS encoding alpha/beta hydrolase — protein sequence MLEFVDYPAKGQHKASIIWLHGLGDSGNGFLPIASELNLPDELGAHFIFPHAPEQPVTINGGMVMRAWYDIKSFDLDKRADEQGVRDSSAQVEALIQAQLDKGIPAHRIILAGFSQGGVIALHLAPRLTVKLAGVMALSTYMCVPEKLSAEAQQSELTIFMAHGSADPVVPMFAGEHAFNTLQQQGYEVSWQDYPMEHQVCLEELKAIRAWLITRLSD from the coding sequence ATGTTGGAGTTTGTAGATTATCCTGCCAAAGGACAGCATAAAGCGAGTATTATTTGGCTCCATGGCTTAGGCGATTCAGGTAACGGCTTTTTACCCATTGCATCTGAGTTAAATCTGCCTGACGAATTGGGTGCACACTTTATTTTTCCACATGCACCAGAGCAGCCGGTCACTATAAATGGTGGTATGGTGATGCGTGCATGGTATGACATTAAATCATTTGATCTGGATAAAAGAGCGGATGAACAAGGTGTGCGAGACTCATCAGCTCAGGTTGAAGCGTTAATTCAGGCACAGTTAGATAAAGGTATTCCAGCTCACCGTATTATCCTAGCTGGATTTTCTCAAGGGGGCGTGATTGCGCTCCACCTTGCACCGCGTTTAACTGTTAAATTGGCTGGTGTCATGGCACTATCAACTTATATGTGCGTGCCTGAAAAGCTCAGCGCAGAAGCACAGCAAAGCGAGCTTACTATTTTTATGGCGCATGGCAGTGCTGATCCTGTCGTGCCTATGTTTGCAGGTGAGCACGCATTTAACACGTTACAACAGCAAGGCTATGAAGTGAGTTGGCAAGACTACCCAATGGAGCATCAGGTATGTCTTGAAGAGTTAAAAGCCATTCGCGCTTGGTTAATTACGAGACTGAGCGATTAA
- a CDS encoding tyrosine recombinase XerC, with the protein MSLTPLSEDWTQPVTAFMAHLRHEKHYSEHTLTQYNTQLIQAAQYFCDHASSWLEVSGEQIRRYSMKLRGQNYSPRTINLKLSCIRSLYKFLKLKSQSQQAVVNPAQGIRGPKFQKPLPKNLDVDQMGQLLEIQADDALAIRDKAMMELMYSSGLRLSELIGANLLDVKDGEIRVLGKGGKERVVPVGGKALNALADWLKIRPQFATLEEPALFVSKLKRRISPRHVRARMKEWGLKQGVSTPIHPHKLRHSFASHMLESSGDLRAVQEMLGHASLSATQVYTHLDFQHLAKVYDSAHPRAKKQKDE; encoded by the coding sequence ATGAGCCTAACACCACTATCGGAAGATTGGACGCAACCAGTAACCGCCTTTATGGCACACTTGCGCCACGAAAAGCACTACTCAGAACATACACTAACCCAATACAACACTCAGCTTATTCAAGCAGCGCAGTATTTTTGTGACCACGCCTCTTCTTGGCTAGAAGTCAGTGGCGAGCAAATTCGCCGCTACAGCATGAAGCTTCGCGGTCAAAATTACAGCCCAAGAACCATCAACCTTAAGCTCAGTTGTATTCGGAGCTTATATAAATTTCTCAAGCTCAAGTCACAATCGCAACAGGCAGTCGTCAATCCCGCGCAAGGGATCCGAGGGCCTAAGTTTCAAAAGCCACTCCCAAAGAACCTTGATGTTGACCAAATGGGACAACTTCTGGAAATTCAGGCAGATGATGCGCTTGCCATTCGTGATAAGGCCATGATGGAATTAATGTACTCTAGTGGTTTGCGATTAAGCGAGTTGATTGGCGCAAACCTATTGGATGTCAAAGACGGTGAAATACGCGTGCTTGGTAAAGGCGGCAAGGAGCGTGTTGTGCCTGTCGGTGGTAAAGCGCTAAACGCACTAGCTGATTGGCTCAAAATAAGGCCGCAATTTGCAACATTGGAAGAACCCGCGCTTTTTGTGAGCAAATTAAAGCGCCGGATCAGTCCTCGCCATGTCCGCGCAAGAATGAAAGAATGGGGTTTGAAACAAGGGGTTAGTACACCTATTCACCCCCATAAACTGAGGCACTCGTTCGCCAGCCACATGCTAGAATCCAGCGGTGACTTGCGCGCGGTACAAGAGATGCTTGGACATGCCAGCTTATCAGCCACTCAGGTCTACACCCATTTAGATTTTCAACATTTAGCAAAAGTGTATGATAGCGCTCACCCAAGAGCGAAAAAGCAAAAAGACGAGTAA
- a CDS encoding DUF2914 domain-containing protein, with amino-acid sequence MSQKIVIKTSVSKQPSEPSAVTYQWHWKRIFMATAAFAGIATAGVYGVVDNVNADEDDVQVAVPMHATIAKTDTSLNDSPESVDSNEEREGEQLSADTSPDTVLTTPELTPTGAATTSIEVAQVIALDQEQQQASEETETETETETETETETETETETETETETETETETRAEAKNQFDAEARIASVALGAKIDTQFISRAVLTTMIDDREPTNVLKDVIATTQFSDKLYFFTEVHALKDQVVSHLWFHQDELMAEVELPIQAARYRTYSSKNVMPSQTGDWRVEVVTQSGQLLAQKTFRIVDNSQQ; translated from the coding sequence ATGTCACAAAAGATTGTCATAAAAACGTCGGTGAGTAAGCAACCCTCAGAGCCCTCAGCGGTGACCTATCAATGGCACTGGAAACGCATTTTTATGGCAACGGCAGCATTTGCTGGCATTGCAACCGCGGGTGTTTATGGTGTCGTGGATAACGTCAACGCAGATGAAGATGATGTCCAAGTGGCAGTACCTATGCATGCCACTATTGCAAAAACCGATACATCACTGAATGACTCTCCTGAATCAGTAGACTCTAATGAAGAGCGCGAGGGCGAGCAGCTAAGTGCGGATACCTCACCTGATACCGTTTTAACGACGCCCGAACTCACCCCTACTGGTGCCGCGACGACCTCAATAGAGGTCGCTCAAGTCATTGCACTAGACCAAGAACAGCAACAAGCTTCTGAAGAAACAGAAACAGAAACAGAAACAGAAACAGAAACAGAAACAGAAACAGAAACAGAAACAGAAACAGAAACAGAAACAGAAACAGAAACAGAAACAGAAACAAGGGCTGAAGCTAAAAATCAATTTGATGCTGAAGCGCGCATAGCCAGTGTCGCGCTAGGGGCAAAAATCGACACGCAATTTATCAGCCGTGCTGTACTCACTACCATGATTGATGACCGCGAACCAACGAACGTGTTGAAAGACGTAATTGCGACCACTCAGTTTAGTGACAAGCTTTACTTTTTTACTGAAGTACACGCGCTTAAAGATCAAGTGGTGTCGCATTTGTGGTTTCATCAAGACGAGCTGATGGCAGAAGTGGAGCTTCCTATCCAAGCTGCGCGCTATCGTACTTATTCAAGTAAGAACGTCATGCCGAGTCAAACCGGAGATTGGCGTGTTGAGGTGGTGACGCAGTCTGGACAACTGCTTGCCCAAAAGACGTTCCGCATTGTGGATAATAGTCAGCAATAA
- a CDS encoding uroporphyrinogen-III C-methyltransferase: protein MKVVLTRPVGKSEPLSELLTQQQIRSVICPVLQLNEVAVSDTAKAMISEAELAIFVSPDAVRYFHQLEVPLAGHCAAFAVGEGTADAIQQTLNIKAKYPKQPDSEGLLALPQLSSVEGKRVLLVKGKGGRPVIAQTLKARGAILDSLVVYERVAVKDNADGWLDHWRSQQIEGIVITSNSAADAIFNTQSSASKDWLAQRTFFVVSQRIAEHVQQSYNIEQSQIVVCHGPDNRAIAGSIIDYTKQQGRKMTQSESQTKNTNTQQAAKAAEQTVTPHHAKAGVSKVALLALLVALGSGAGAGYVYLQQQQQLQQALLANQAINAENQLLNTQLSGAKSQLQRVENVLDSLQDNVAKRLAEQQQHVETQLTQTLAKAQQQVSGAVASEALYLQRLAAFKVAAEQDYLGAIAILQRLQESLESESNTAAVKQAIAKDIAALKALPKPQTESLYFELHGLLSQVDTLTIKTKQIPQKAASEDAALSQQVDDWQANLKRSWQGLVDDFITIRHHDEVVIDPLLDKNEQLLIRTQLRAYLTQAQTALIDQQASIYFSALDSAADTLARYFDTQHASVSAMQQALNKLSRSEVQRQEPIELVTPAAVKGWLK, encoded by the coding sequence ATGAAAGTTGTGCTAACTCGACCCGTTGGCAAATCAGAACCTTTATCGGAGTTACTGACACAGCAGCAAATTCGCTCAGTGATTTGCCCAGTATTGCAGCTTAACGAAGTGGCGGTGAGTGACACCGCCAAAGCAATGATAAGCGAAGCCGAGTTAGCTATTTTTGTCTCGCCAGATGCGGTGCGATACTTTCACCAATTAGAAGTACCATTAGCCGGACATTGCGCAGCTTTTGCTGTTGGCGAAGGCACGGCCGATGCTATCCAGCAGACCCTAAATATCAAGGCTAAATACCCTAAACAACCTGATTCCGAAGGCTTGCTTGCACTCCCGCAGCTGTCCTCTGTTGAGGGCAAGCGTGTATTGTTGGTCAAAGGGAAAGGCGGGCGTCCCGTCATTGCGCAAACTTTAAAAGCGCGGGGGGCCATCCTTGACAGTCTAGTGGTTTATGAACGCGTTGCCGTAAAAGACAATGCAGATGGCTGGTTAGACCACTGGCGAAGCCAGCAGATTGAAGGTATAGTCATTACCAGTAATAGTGCAGCGGATGCGATTTTTAATACGCAGTCGTCAGCAAGTAAAGATTGGTTGGCTCAGCGCACTTTCTTTGTTGTGAGCCAACGTATTGCTGAGCATGTACAGCAATCCTATAACATCGAACAGTCTCAAATTGTGGTATGTCATGGCCCTGATAATCGTGCCATCGCAGGGAGTATCATCGACTATACCAAGCAGCAAGGGCGCAAAATGACTCAGTCTGAATCGCAAACAAAGAATACAAATACCCAGCAAGCTGCAAAAGCAGCAGAGCAAACCGTAACGCCACATCACGCGAAGGCTGGTGTGAGTAAGGTTGCGCTCCTTGCATTATTAGTGGCGCTGGGTAGTGGCGCTGGTGCTGGCTATGTTTATTTGCAACAGCAACAACAGTTGCAACAAGCGTTGCTAGCTAACCAAGCGATTAACGCTGAAAATCAGCTATTAAACACGCAGCTGAGCGGCGCTAAGTCGCAACTTCAACGAGTAGAGAATGTGCTTGATTCGCTGCAAGACAATGTCGCAAAGCGATTGGCTGAGCAGCAGCAACATGTGGAAACCCAGCTAACGCAGACGCTTGCCAAGGCGCAGCAGCAAGTAAGCGGTGCAGTGGCCTCTGAAGCATTGTATTTACAGCGCCTTGCTGCATTTAAGGTTGCGGCAGAGCAAGATTATCTTGGCGCAATCGCTATCCTGCAGCGCTTGCAAGAGAGCTTAGAGTCTGAGTCCAACACGGCTGCTGTTAAGCAGGCGATTGCGAAAGATATTGCGGCTTTGAAGGCCTTGCCTAAGCCACAAACGGAGTCACTTTACTTTGAGCTTCATGGTTTATTGTCTCAAGTTGATACGCTAACGATCAAAACCAAGCAAATTCCGCAAAAGGCTGCGAGTGAAGATGCTGCGCTATCGCAACAGGTTGATGATTGGCAAGCGAACTTAAAGCGCTCTTGGCAGGGATTGGTTGATGACTTTATTACCATACGTCACCATGATGAAGTGGTGATAGACCCACTGCTAGATAAAAACGAGCAGCTGCTTATACGCACGCAGCTGCGTGCGTATTTAACCCAAGCACAAACTGCATTAATAGATCAACAAGCGAGCATTTACTTCAGTGCGCTTGATAGTGCAGCCGACACGCTGGCGCGTTATTTTGATACGCAACACGCGTCTGTGAGCGCGATGCAGCAGGCTTTAAACAAGCTGAGCCGCAGTGAAGTTCAGCGCCAAGAACCGATTGAACTTGTCACCCCAGCAGCAGTAAAAGGGTGGCTAAAATGA
- the cyaY gene encoding iron donor protein CyaY — protein sequence MTESEYHELADALMLTIEEQIDDCDADLDYESASGILEIIFPDKSKIVINKQAPLHQVWVATKFNGHHFELRGDQWIDNRSGAEFWQFMSDAATKQANIAIEWQHD from the coding sequence ATGACAGAAAGTGAATATCATGAGTTAGCCGATGCGCTAATGTTGACTATTGAAGAGCAGATCGATGATTGTGACGCTGATTTAGATTACGAATCAGCATCGGGAATTCTAGAAATTATATTCCCTGACAAGAGCAAAATTGTTATCAACAAACAAGCACCATTGCACCAAGTCTGGGTGGCGACTAAGTTTAATGGTCATCACTTTGAGTTGCGTGGCGATCAGTGGATTGATAATCGTTCTGGTGCTGAGTTTTGGCAATTTATGAGCGACGCGGCGACTAAACAGGCAAATATCGCAATAGAGTGGCAGCACGATTAA